The genomic interval AGTGGAGCGCCCGCCCGGTCACCGCGGACGGTCTGATCTACGCCGCCGCGCGCGACGTCACCGAGAGCCGCCGCGCCGCCCGCGAACAGACCGCGCTGCGCCGGGTCGCCACCCTCGTCGCGCGCGGGGTGCCACCGCACGAGGTGTTCTCCGAAGTCGCCGACCAGGTGGGCAAGGTCCTGAGCAGCGGCTCCGCAGCGGTCCTGCGCTACGGCGCCGACGGGGCCGCCACCGTCCTCGGTTCCGCGCGCGGGCCCGCGGCCGAGGCCGAGACGGCCGCCGCGGCGGAGGTGGCGCGCACCGCCCGCCCCGCGCGCGTGGGCCGCTCGGTGGGCGCCCCCATCGTCGTGGACGACCGGCTGTGGGGTGCCGTCGTAGCGGCCGCCGGAACCGAACCGCTGCCCCCGGGCACCGAGTCCCGGCTCGCCGACTTCACCGAACTCGTCGCCACCGCCCTCGCCAACGCCGACAGCCGCGACCAGCTCACCGCGTCACGCGCACGCGTGGTGGCCGCCGGGGACGCCTCCCGACGCCGTATCGAACGCGATCTGCACGACGGCGTCCAACAGCGCCTCGTCTCGCTCCAACTCGACCTCAGAATGGCCCAGTCGATGCTGGACGAGCAGCCGGAGGAACTCGCCGAGCAGCTGGACCACATCGCCAAGGGCCTGGACGACACCTTCGCCGACCTGTTGCAGGTCGCGCGCGGCATCCACCCCGCGATCCTCTCCAAGGGCGGCCTGGGCCCGGCCCTGCGCGCACTCGCCCGCCGCTCCGCCGTCCCCGTGGAACTCGACCTGCGCCTGCCCGCGGGCCGGCTCCCGGAGCGGATCGAGGTCGCCGTCTACTACGTGACCTCCGAGTGCCTCACCAACGCCGTCAAGCACGCGCGCGCGAGCTTCGTGGCGGTGTCGGCGCGGGTCGAGGACGACGTCCTGGAGGTGACGATCGCCGACGACGGAGTGGGCGGCGCCGATCCAGGGCACGGCTCCGGGCTCATCGGACTCGTCGACCGCGTCGAGGCGATCGGCGGCAAGCTGCACGTCGGCAGCCCACCCGGGGAGGGCACGACCCTGACCGTACGACTGCCGCTTCCCCGGACGGAGGGGTGACCGCCCGATGCGTACGCGATGGGGTCCAGGTCGGGGGAGCCGTGGACTCGGTGACGTCGCGTACGCGTCGGGCGGTCTTCTCGGACGGAGAGGCAGCCGTCCGGTTCTAGGTGTGCTCCGAAGCTCTGGCTTGTAGGCGCTTGGCGCGGATGATGTCGGGGTCGCGCGGGTCCAGGAGGTCCTTCAAGGACCGTGTGCCGTCCTCGTACGGGCGGACACGGACCGACCGCCGTCGTCTGTCCGCCCGTGTCCGCCGCATCTCCCGCAGCCCTTCCGACCTTCCGACCCGGGGCCCGTCGCCTCTCGCCCGGGTGACCGGTCCGCCTGCATTCGCACTGCTTCGAGAATCCCCCGGACGCGGCGCCGTGTCTTCACGGTCACCCCCCAATTCCCTTACCGGCTAGCCGTACCCGACCCGGTCCGGCAGTCTGTGCGTGGCGCACCGCACCGGTCGGGCAAGGGGAGCCGTGACGATGGACGCATCGCAGCAGACCGCGCGGGGACGGATGGTCCTCGCCGACGACGACGTCCTGCTCAGGGAGGGTCTCGCGAGCCTGTGCGAACGCCTGGGCTACGAGGTGGCGGGCCAGGCCGGCGACGCCGTACGGCTCCTGGAACTGGTCGACACCGAGCGGCCCGACCTCGCGATCGTCGACATCAGGATGCCGCCCGACCACTCCACCGAGGGCCTGAAGGCGGCCCGCACGATCCGGGAGCGCCACCCCGACACCGGCATCCTTGTGCTGTCGGCGTTCGTCGAGGTCGAGGAGGCGCTGGAGCTGCTGGCCGGCGGGCACAAGGTCGGGTATCTCCTCAAGAGCCGGATCACGGTCGTCGACGAGTTCGTCGAGGCCCTCGACCGCATCCACAAGGGCGGCTCGGTCGTCGACCCCTCCCTCGTGCACGAGCTGTTCTCGGCACAGCGCCGCGACGACCCGCTGTCCTTCCTCAGCACCCGCGAGCGCGAGGTCCTGGCGCTGATGGCGGAGGGCCGCTCCAACGCCGGCATCGGCCGCCGGCTGTGGGTCACCGAGGGCACCGTCGAGAAACACGTCCGCAGCATCCTGGGCAAACTCCGCCTCCCGGAAGCCGCCGACGACCACCGCCGCGTCCTGGCCGTTCTCACGTTCCTGGAGTCCCGCTAGGAGGACCGGCCGGACATCCGACAATCGTTCCGGCAGGAGTTCCGCCGGGCGTGTCCGGCGTTGTCCACAGCCCCGCCGCGCTGTCACTCCGCGCCAGTAGGGTGGGAAACATGGCCGATCCCTCCAGCTACCGCCCCAGGCCGGGAGAGATCCCGGACTCGCCCGGGGTCTACAGATTCCGCGACGAGCACCGCCGGGTGATCTACGTCGGAAAGGCGAAGAGCCTGCGCCAGCGCCTGGCGAACTACTTCCAGGACCTGGCCGGACTCCACCCGCGCACGCGCACGATGGTCACCACGGCCGCGTCGGTGGAGTGGACGGTGGTGTCCACGGAGGTCGAGGCCCTCCAGCTGGAGTACTCCTGGATCAAGGAGTACGACCCCCGGTTCAACGTCAAGTACCGCGACGACAAGAGCTACCCGTACCTCGCGGTGACGATGAACGAGGAGTACCCGCGCGTGCAGGTGATGCGCGGTCACAAGAAGAAGGGCGTCCGCTACTTCGGGCCCTACGGCCACGCCTGGGCGATCCGCGACACCGTGGACCTCCTGCTGCGCGTGTTCCCCGTCCGTACCTGCTCGGCCGGCGTCTTCAAGAACGCCGCGCGCACCGGCCGCCCCTGTCTGCTCGGCTACATCGGCAAGTGCTCCGCCCCTTGCGTCGGCCGCGTCTCCGAGGAGGAGCACCGCGAACTGGCCGAGGAGTTCAGCGACTTCATGGCCGGCCGCACGGGCACGTACATCCGCCGTCTGGAGAAGCAGATGACGGACGCGGCCGAGGAGATGGAGTACGAGCGGGCCGCCCGCCTGCGCGACGACATCGACGCCCTCAAGAAGGCCATGGAGAAGAGCGCGGTCGTCCTCGCCGACGCCACCGACGCCGACCTGATCGCCGTGGCCGAGGACGAGTTGGAGGCGGCCGTCCAGATCTTCCACGTCCGCGGCGGACGCGTGCGCGGCCAGCGCGGCTGGGTCACCGACAAGGTCGAGGACGTCACCACCGCGGCCCTCGTCGAGCACGCCCTCCAGCAGCTCTACGGCGAGGAGACCGGGGACTCCGTCCCCAAGGAGGTCCTCGTCCCGGCCCTGCCCGACCCCGTGGAGCCGGTCCAGCAGTGGCTGACCGACCGGCGCGGGGCGAACGTGTCGCTGCGCATCCCGCAGCGCGGCGACAAGAAGTCCCTCATGGAGACCGTCGCGCGCAACGCCCAGCAGTCGCTGATCCTCCACAAGACCAAGCGCGCCTCCGACCTCACCACCCGCTCACGCGCCCTGGAGGAGATCTCAGACGCCCTCGACCTGGACAGCGCCCCCCTCAGAATCGAGTGCTACGACATCTCGCACCTCCAGGGCGACGACGTCGTGGCCTCCATGGTCGTCTTCGAGGACGGGCTGTCGCGCAAGAGCGAGTACCGCCGCTTCCAGATCAAGGGCTTCGAGGGCCAGGACGACGTCCGCTCGATGCACGAGGTGATCACCCGCCGCTTCCGGCGCTATCTCGCCGAGAAGGAGAAGACGGGGGAGTGGGCGGACGGCGACGAGCTGAGCGACCTGAAGGACGACGAGGGCCGCCCCAAGCGGTTCGCCTACCCGCCGCAGCTCGTCGTGGTCGACGGCGGCCAGCCGCAGGTCGCCGCCGCCAAGCGGGCCCTGGACGAGCTGGGCATCGACGACATCGCCGTGTGCGGCCTCGCCAAGCGCCTGGAGGAGGTCTGGCTCCCGGACGACGACGACCCGGTGGTCCTGCCCCGCACCAGCGAGGGCCTCTACCTCCTCCAGCGCGTCCGCGACGAGGCCCACCGCTTCGCGATCACCTACCAGCGCGCCAAGCGTGCCAAGCGGTTCCGGGCGAGCCCCCTGGACGACGTGCCCGGCCTCGGCGAGACACGCAAACAGGCACTGATCAAGCACTTCGGTTCGGTGAAGAAGCTGCGGTCCGCGACAATCGACCAGATCTGCGAGGTTCCGGGCATAGGTCGCAAGACCGCCGAGACCATCGCGGTGGCCCTCGCCCAGGCGGCCCCGGCCGCACCCGCCGTGAACACGGCGACTGGAGAGATCATGGAAGACATGGAAGACGGGACACCCGGGACCACGGCGGGTGCCCCAGGGGAGCCCGTACCCGCGGGAGCCCCGGACGAGCGACGGGGGCAGGAGACATGAGCGAACAAGAGAAGCAGCCCACAGCGGACCG from Streptomyces sp. NBC_01288 carries:
- a CDS encoding response regulator transcription factor; its protein translation is MDASQQTARGRMVLADDDVLLREGLASLCERLGYEVAGQAGDAVRLLELVDTERPDLAIVDIRMPPDHSTEGLKAARTIRERHPDTGILVLSAFVEVEEALELLAGGHKVGYLLKSRITVVDEFVEALDRIHKGGSVVDPSLVHELFSAQRRDDPLSFLSTREREVLALMAEGRSNAGIGRRLWVTEGTVEKHVRSILGKLRLPEAADDHRRVLAVLTFLESR
- the uvrC gene encoding excinuclease ABC subunit UvrC, whose protein sequence is MADPSSYRPRPGEIPDSPGVYRFRDEHRRVIYVGKAKSLRQRLANYFQDLAGLHPRTRTMVTTAASVEWTVVSTEVEALQLEYSWIKEYDPRFNVKYRDDKSYPYLAVTMNEEYPRVQVMRGHKKKGVRYFGPYGHAWAIRDTVDLLLRVFPVRTCSAGVFKNAARTGRPCLLGYIGKCSAPCVGRVSEEEHRELAEEFSDFMAGRTGTYIRRLEKQMTDAAEEMEYERAARLRDDIDALKKAMEKSAVVLADATDADLIAVAEDELEAAVQIFHVRGGRVRGQRGWVTDKVEDVTTAALVEHALQQLYGEETGDSVPKEVLVPALPDPVEPVQQWLTDRRGANVSLRIPQRGDKKSLMETVARNAQQSLILHKTKRASDLTTRSRALEEISDALDLDSAPLRIECYDISHLQGDDVVASMVVFEDGLSRKSEYRRFQIKGFEGQDDVRSMHEVITRRFRRYLAEKEKTGEWADGDELSDLKDDEGRPKRFAYPPQLVVVDGGQPQVAAAKRALDELGIDDIAVCGLAKRLEEVWLPDDDDPVVLPRTSEGLYLLQRVRDEAHRFAITYQRAKRAKRFRASPLDDVPGLGETRKQALIKHFGSVKKLRSATIDQICEVPGIGRKTAETIAVALAQAAPAAPAVNTATGEIMEDMEDGTPGTTAGAPGEPVPAGAPDERRGQET